One stretch of Vulpes lagopus strain Blue_001 chromosome X, ASM1834538v1, whole genome shotgun sequence DNA includes these proteins:
- the TMEM187 gene encoding transmembrane protein 187: MQPESRQALLHVAVASCLCTATVYAGVFDGIFIQVGYEHYAEAPVASLPAFLAMPFNSLINVAYVLLGMYWLRRRARAPGRAVEVWRARYLKDVFASMALVYGPVQWLRIATQLHHAAVLDQWLTLPIFAWPVAWCLSLDRGWEPWLLLAIECLSLGSYGLALLHPYGFEVALGAHIIAVVGQALRTHRRYGSASSGTSLALGTLSCLGFVVLKLCDHQLARWYLFQRLTGHFWSKVCDVLQFHFAFLFLTNLNTGQRLPAEGKVH, from the coding sequence ATGCAGCCCGAGTCCAGGCAGGCCCTCTTGCATGTCGCTGTGGCCAGCTGCCTGTGCACGGCCACCGTCTACGCCGGGGTGTTCGACGGCATCTTCATCCAAGTGGGCTACGAGCACTATGCCGAAGCACCGGTGGCCAGCCTCCCCGCCTTCCTGGCCATGCCCTTCAACTCCCTCATTAACGTGGCCTACGTCCTCCTGGGGATGTACTGGCTACGGAGACGTGCCAGGGCCCCGGGGCGCGCCGTGGAGGTGTGGAGGGCTCGTTACCTGAAGGACGTCTTTGCCAGCATGGCCCTGGTCTACGGCCCGGTTCAGTGGCTGCGGATCGCGACGCAGCTGCACCACGCCGCCGTGCTTGACCAGTGGCTCACCCTGCCCATCTTCGCATGGCCGGTGGCCTGGTGCCTCTCCCTCGACAGGGGTTGGGAGCCCTGGTTGCTCCTTGCCATCGAGTGTCTCTCTCTGGGCAGTTACGGCCTCGCCTTGCTGCACCCCTATGGCTTTGAGGTCGCGCTGGGCGCCCACATCATAGCTGTCGTGGGCCAGGCCCTGCGTACTCACAGGCGCTATGGCAGTGCCTCCTCAGGAACCTCTTTGGCTCTGGGCACGCTCTCCTGCTTGGGCTTCGTGGTCCTCAAGCTGTGTGACCATCAGCTCGCGCGCTGGTACCTCTTCCAGCGGCTCACGGGCCATTTCTGGTCCAAAGTCTGTGACGTGCTCCAGTTCcactttgcatttttgtttctgaCAAATTTAAACACTGGCCAAAGACTTCCTGCTGAGGGGAAGGTGCACTAA